One Streptomyces umbrinus genomic window, CTTGCCGACGGGGTGGGTGCCGTCACTGATCCGCCTGCGGACGGCGTCTTCGATGTCGTCCTTGCATACGCGCTGCTGCCATGTCGAGAGCGTGGTGCCGCTCGGGGTGATGCCGCCTCCGCCGCCGGGCCGCGTGCCGACGAGGCTTTCGTCCCGGAGCAGCTGAACGGTCTTGCTGATCACGTGCGGGGTGGTCCCGAAGCGCCGTCTTAGCTCACCGGATCGACGGACCGTGCCGGGGGCCCAAGTGCCATCGGCGATCTCTTTGCGCAGGGTGTCGGCGAACTTCGTGCTGGGATGGACCTGCAACCTGCGGGGCACGTAGTTGACGTCGTCACGCATGGTCGAACCCCCGTTTCAGGTCCCCGTCCAGGACGCGGGTGGCGTTGCTTGCGAGGCCAGAGGGCTCGCAGGCCGGCCTGGCTGCGCAGACCCTGAAATGCAGCCCGCTGAGGACGAGCCCCTCGCTCCTGAGCGGGTTGATTGCCCTCGAAATCGTGTTGACCCCCACATCGAACTCGGTGGCCAGTTCCACATTGGTGGGCAGCCGGCTGCCGGGCGGATAGGTGCCATCACGCAGCCGCTCCCGGAGTACCTTCCCGACGTACACCACGGTGCGCGACGTCATGCCGGGCGGCGGAACCCCGGGCTGTTGCGGGTCGACGACGTACGTCCCCAGCGTTTCGAGCGAGGCCAGGAGCTTCTCCCCCTTCAGTGGTGCCAGGGCCTCGCGGATGGTGGCGTGACACACCCCGAACTCGGCGGCAAGGGTCCTCGCTGACGGCAGCCACGTCCCGACGGCATACGTGCCGTCGCTGAGCCGCGAACGGACGATCCGCTCGATCTCCCCGGTGACGTTCCTGTCGGCTCCGGGGTGCTCGGAAGCCGAGCGGACTGCGTAGACCCTTTTGCTGCGCTGACGTTCGCTGACGAGCCCTTCCTTCCTGAGCAGTTGGAGGGCGTTCGAGATCGTGGTGTGGCCCGCGCCGAACTCGGATGCCAACTCGGCATAGGTGGGCAGTCGGCTGCCGGGCGGGTAGGTGCCGTTGCGTAGTCGCACCCGGATGACCTTTGCGATGGCCACGTGGTGTGATTGCGCGGCTGGCGGGGGCGCGCAGGGGTGTTGCGGGTCGATGACGTACGTTCCCTGAGGGTTGAGGGCGGCGAGGAGTTTCTCCTGCTTCAGCGATCTCAGGGCCGCTTGAACCGTGTTGGGGCTCACATCGAACTCGGCAGCAAGGACGCTCGTCCCCGGCAGCCATGTCCCCACGGCGTACGTGCCATCGGCCAGCCGTTCCCGGATGATCTTTGTGATCCCCTGAACCTGGCGGGCGGCTGATTGCGTGGCCTGCGGGTCGGGGACGAGGTTTCCCCTGCCGCTGATGGCGTGCACGACCCCCGTGTCCTTGAGTGGTTGGAGCGCCTGGCGAAGGGTCCAGTGGGACACGCCGAATTCGGCGGCCAGAGCCTTCTCCGCGGGCAACGCCGTCCCGCGGCCGTACGTGCCATCGGCTACTCGGCGCTTGATGGTCTTTGTGATCAGCTCGGGGGTCATGAGGCGGCGATGTGCTCGGGGTTCAGGCACGGAGGAATCCCCGTTCCAGTTCGGCAATCCGCTCGACGCTCAATTTCCCGTTCCGGATTGTTGCTGTCATGCGAATGTCGGAACTTCCGTCTGGTGGTGCGGTTGTGGATGCCGAGCCCAGCGCTGGCTTGCTGAGCTCGGTCGTTTGGGAGTGCTGCAGGCGTTGATCATCACGGCAGTCAGGCGATCCGTGACCGGGTGGCGCCAGGCGAGCTGCGGGTGCTCGGCGACGAAGGACTTCCGCTTGGTGGCACTGGTCCGGAGCATTCATGCGAGACGGAGGCCGAAGCCGCGGAGGATATTGATCGCCAGGACGGCATCGGTCACGGCGGTGAGCGCGTCCGTACCGGCTGCCATGCGGCGCATTGCATCCACCCGCCATCCGCGTGGCAGTCGTGCGAGGCTGGCAGCCATGCGGGCCCCGGTCTCACGGTCCTGCTGACGGTCCCAGTCGACCTCCCAGTTCCGTCCGGCTGGTGGTGGCGCCTGCCCCGCATGGGCCTGCTGGGACGATGCTCGCAGTGCCTCGTCGAGCGGTGTTCGTCGAGAAGCGCTATCCGGGGAGCGCTGGCCGCCCAGGACTACCGCTTGCCACTGCGCGGGGAGCTCTTCGAGGATTTTCAGGTGAGCCTCGGCCATCTCCCCGTGCGTGAGACGGCATGGGGACGACGGCGACCACAGCCGTGTCACTTCGGTGATGTCGCTCGCGTGACTCATCACGGCGTGTGGCGTCATCGTCCGTACCGAGTCGGTGCGGCTCAGGAGTCGGTACACCGCGGCCTGGTCGCTGTCCGGCAGGAACGTCCAGATGCCGGCGCGAAGCTCGTCCCAGGTCAGCAGCGTCGCGTCGTGGGCGGCGGCGTGCACCGTCTGCTGGTCGTGGCTTTCGCAGCTTGCCAGTATTTTCAGGGCGGCGCTGATGCGTCCCGCCCGACGGGGGTTTTCTGCCAGGGTGGCGTCGAGTGAGAAGGAACAGATGCCGGGGTGGTCAGAGAACAGGGCGCATGTGTCCTGTGGCGTCGGCCCGGTCCTGGGGCAGGTCTCCTTGGCCAGGCAGCGGGGCACTTCGTCGTCGGTCCAGGTGGCCCAAATGGCTCCGGCCTGCGGGATGTCGAACTGCCGGGCGATGCCCCAGTGACCGTCCCGGCTGTGTTCGGCGAGGACGCACATGATGGAGGAGCGGGCGATCCCCGGGACGCTGGGCCGGTCGGCGTGAGCCTGGGTCCGGAGGGCCTCGGAGACAGGGACGCGCGCGCCGCATGTGCGCGGACGTGTCAGCGTCGGCACAGGGAGTCCTCCCGGACGTGCTGGATGTTGGGCGGCGTACAACCTGAGATCCGGCCCTTGGACGACGAGGCCCTGTTGCCGGAGCGGCTTGACTGCCTTCGAGATCGTGTTGGGGCTCACCCCGAACTCGGCGGCCAGCTCACCATTGGTGGGCAGCCGACTGCCGGGCGGACAGATGCCTTCAAGCAGCCGCTCCCGGAGGACCCGCTCAATGTGGGCGGCGTGCCGCGGCGTCTTCCCGGGCGGAGGCGCCCCGGGGTGGTGCGGGTCGATGACGTACAGCCCCGGCGGGCTGGTGGCCGCGGCGACGAGCTTGTCCCGCTTCAGCGGTGTCATGGCGGCGTGGACCGTCCTGACGGCCACTCCGAATTCCGCAGCCAGGGCCGCCAGCGGCGGCAGCCACGTCCCCACGGGATATGTGGAATTGCGCAGCCGTTCTTCGAGGACCTGCCCGACCTTCTGGGCCCCGTTGAGGGCTGGTGGCGGTGCCTGCCGTTCGACCGCAACGTATCCACACTGCGGTCTGAAGTGCAGAACGCCTGTGTTCACAAAGGGCCGCAGCGCCTGGTGGACGCCCCCCTCGGATATACCGAATTCGCAGGAGAGGACCCGTGCCGTGGGCAGTACTGTCCCGGGGCCGTACGTGCCATCGGCCAGCCGGCCCTGTATGACCGTACTGAGATGCTCCTCACCCGTGGTCTGCGGCGGGTCCTGTGGCTGCTGGGTGAGGTCGGCATGGGCGAGTCCCGCTGCGGGTGTCGGAGGGTGAGTCAACGTGCTCTCCTGGCGGTGCACATGGGGTGGGTGGAACATCGGGCAGCGATGTTTCGGCTTCTTCGAAGCGGCCGTCACGAGGGACGGGGCGACGATCAACCGAGGTCGAGCAGCCGCTGGCGTACGCGGTCTGCGTCGCTCGGGCTGACGCGTTCGTAGATGCTCAGCGCGACGGCGTAGAGAGCCGCAGCCTCCCCGCGGCGGCGAGTGGTCTGGAGGCTCTGGCCGAGCAGCTCACGGCTGCGTGCCTGCGAGCGGGGCGGGCCAATGCGGTCGCACTCATCGACGGCCCACCGTCCGTACTCCTCGCCCGTGTCGGGGTCGCCGTCGAGCGTGAGGGCGTAGCCGTACAAGGCCGTGGCCCGCGCCGCGTCGAGACGGTCCCGCAAGTTGGTCAGCGTCTGGCAGGCGTCGGCGAGGATCTCGACCGCGGGGGCGGCTTGGTTGAGCTGAGTCAGGGCGTCGCCCAGGCACATGCCGGTGATGGCCACGCTGCGCTGGAACGTGATCAGGTCGTCCTCGTCACCGCTGGCCTTGGCAGCGGTGACGAGCCGGGCGCGGTGCTCGCGCGCCTGACGCAGGAAGCGTTCCGCCACGTGCGGGCGCTGGGCCGCAAGGTGGGTGGCGCCCAGCTCGTGCAGGGCGTGCGCCTCGGCACGGGCGTCGCAGGCAGTCCGAGCCAGGTGAAGGAGCTGCTCGAAGGCTTCAAGGGCGTCAGCGTGCTGGCCGGCGCTGCGCAGGCCGATCGCCCAGGTCGCGAGGATCTCCAGTTCGGCAATGGCGTTTCCGCAGCGGCGGGCCGCACCGAGGGCGAGTCGGTGGGTCGCGTCCCACAGGTCGTAGTCGTGGGTGGCGCGCAGCAGCGGCCAGAGCGTATGCGTGAGCTGCCACACCATCGAGTCGATTCTGGCGGGGACTGCCGCCTCGATCGCGGCTCGAAGGTTGTCCCGCTGAGCCTTCAGCCACCCCAGCGCGCCCTCGGCATCAGCGAATTCGAGTGGTTCCTGGGGCGGGTAGAGGTAGTCCCGGTCAAGGAGACGGTGGTTGGGGGCAGCGCGGCGCTCGGCTCGGGTAGCCGTGTACAGATAGAAGCCCAGGGCCTGTCGCAGCACTCGTGCGGGCTCGCCAGATGCCGCCTCCTGGGTGAAGAGGCGGCGGGCGTGTTCACGGGCTTTGTCGTGGAACTGGTAGACCGGGCCTCGCGCTGCGGTGTCCGGGGCGGGGCGGGCTTCGATCAGTTGCGCGGCGCACAGTACCTGCAGGACCTCGGCGGCGGCCTGCCGGGTCAGCCCGGACACGGCCGCGGTCAGCGCGGCGTCGACGTCCAGAACGAACAGATGGCCCAGCCGCCGGTACACGGCGGCGGCGGTGGTGGGCAGCGCCGCGTAGCGGGTGTCGAAGGCCGCAGTCATAGCCGCCTCCTGGCGGTCGAGGACGGGTCGGTCGGTGTGCACGGTGCTGTGCGTGCCGCACAGTGCAGTGGTCAGCTCGCCAAGTGCCCGCTCCGGGCGGCCGGCCAGGGTGTTGACGGCCACGGTCAGGGCCAACGGAAGCCCGCCGCACAGACTTGCGATCCGGGCAGCAGCCCGGCGGTCACCGGCGATCCGATCGGCGCCCAGGACCAGCGAAAGGTACGCGAGCGAGGCTTGTGCATCGAAGGGGGACAGTCGGTGGAGTACCGCCCCGTGGCCGGCGAGGTCCGCCAGGGGCTCATGGCTCGTGGTGACGACAAGGTGGCCGGGGCCACCGGGCAGCAGCGCTTTGACCTGGTGGGCGTCGGTCGCGTTGTCCAGCAGGACGCACACGGGCCGGTCGGGGTTGGCTGCGGTCACCGAGCGCCACCACGCGCCGAGTTCCTCGGATGTGGTGGCGCGGATGCCGGGCCGCGTGGCGTGCAGGAACCGGGTGAGTATCTCGGCGGTGGAGGCGCGGCGCCCGGGCGCGTAGCCGCGGAGATCGGCGTACAGCGCTCCGCCGGGGAACCGTTCGTGATGCTGGCGCAGGAACCGGCCGGCGAGCGTGGTCTTGCCGACGCCGCCGGGTCCGCTGATCGCGATGACGCGCACGGTGTCCGGGGCCATACGGTCCAACCCGGCTGTCAGGCTGGCCAGGTCGTCGGTCCGGTCCGTCCACGCGCCGGGGTCGGGCAGGAGCTGTCGGGGCGTGGGCGCAGTGAACCCCGCCTCGTGGACATGGACCTGGCTGATGGTGTGAGCCTGCACACTGGTCCCGTTCGTGATGTTCCCCGCCACGTGGTTGGAGTGCGCGGCCGCTGGGCCTTGTGTGGCGTCTGCGGGATGAGGGCCGGTCACAGGGCCAGTTCCCGCTGCCGGAGGTGCTCGGCGTAGGCAGGGCGGATCGTGGCCATCAGATCGGCGGCCTGCCGGTAACGCCGGCGGGCGGCATCGAGATTGCCGTGCCCGTGGTGGGCCCCCGCGAGCATGTCGAGGGCCCGGGCGCACATCCGCGTGCTGCCATGGGCACCCAGCTTCTCCACGGCCTCCGTCAGCTCGCGGATGCCGGCGTCGACGTCGCCGTTCAGCGTGAGAGCGTGGCCGTGGAAGGCCAGGGCTCGGTCAGCGTCGTACTGATCCCCGACCGCGAGGAGCCCGTCCCGGGCGCGGGTGAACAACGCCAGGGCCTGGGCGCGGTCGCTCTGGGCGGTGGCGATCTCGCCGAGGACGATCGTGGCCAGGGCGACCCCGCGCGGGTAGTCGCAGGCGGTCCAGAGCTGGATCGCCTCGGTGAGGAGGGGGATGGCTTTCTGGTGCTCCCCGGTGTCGTGGTAGCACGCGCCGAGCCCCAACAGTGCCTGTCCCTCGTCGCGTACGGCGTCGTCCTTGTCGTGCGCGGTGCTGGGGGCGCGGGCTTCGCGCAGGGCGTCGGTGTACCAGTGGATGGCGGTGCTCCAGCGGTCGGCCTGGCTGAGGCCGATGGCACCGGACAGGAGCATCTGGCGCACTGCGGCCGGGTTGTCGGCCTGCCGGGCTGACGCGACGCCGAGCTCGTGGAGCTCTACCCACAGGTCGTAGGGGTGTCGGCGGTGCAGGAGCGGCCAGACGGCGTCGACCTGCTGCCAGGCAGCCTCATGCCATTCGTGGTCCCGGGCCGCCCGCACGATGCCGGGGAGATTTCGCTGATGGGACGCGAGCCACGCCAATGCCCCTGGATCGTCATCGAAAGGGAGGCGCTCTGGCACGCCCTCCGGCACCAGGCCCTGCTTGAGGCGGAGAGTGGCCTGGGCGGGGCTGAGCCGCAGCTGTACCTGGGTGGCTATCGCCAGCATCCACGCGCACAGCCGTTGCAGGGCATCGTCCCGCGCCTCGTCCCTATCGTGGTGAAGGGCCAAGTACCGGGCGTGGTCGCGCTGGGATTCGCCCATCCGATAGCGCGTGGGCCGTGCCTCATCGCCTGCGAGTTCTTCCAGCAGGTGTTCGTCGGTCAGCGTGTCCAGCAGGTACCCCGCGGTCGCCAGGGGTATGGAGGCGACCGCGGCGGCCATGTCGGGGTCGATGTCCTCGACGGGCAGTATGGCGAGCTGGCGGTAGAGGCGCTGTGCGTCTGCTTCCAGGTCGCCGTATGCCTTGTTCAGGGCTGCGGTGGTGGCCATCCGGGCGAAGTCCTCGGGGTGTGGGCGGGCGTTGGTGGTGGGAGTGAGGGGGTCCACGAGGGACGAAAGGCGCCGATGGGGGCGAGAGCGAAGGCGCGCGCCGGCCAGTACGAGAGGCAGGGCGAGATGACCGCAGACGCGTACGAGCTGCTCGGCGGCGTCGGGCTCGGCCGCGACGCGATCCTCACCCGCGAAGCGGGCCAGCAGGTCTACGCCCGCTCCGGTCGGGAACGGGCCGATCTGATGGAGGTCGGCGCCGTCCACGGCCAGTTCCCACAGAGAGCGCTGGCTGGTCACCAGGGTCATGCTCGGGGACCCGGCCGGCAGCAGAGGCCGCACCTGGTCGGCCGTCCGGGCGCTGTCGAGCAGACACGCGACCGAGCGGCCGGCGGTGACCGAGCGCCACACCGAGGTCAGTTCGTGGAGATCTGCCGGGAAGGCTTCTACACCGAGTGCGTGCAGCCACTGCTGGAGAACACTCTCCGGTCTGACCGGCCCGTCCCGTCCGCTCAGGTTGGCGTACAGCTGACCGTCCGGATATGCGTCCTGGCCATGGAGCCACTGGACGGCGAGCGCACTTTTGCCGACCCCAGCGATCCCGCTGAGCACGACGACGTCGGTGCCTCCCACACGGACAGCGTCCAGTGCCTCCCTCTCCGTCGACCGGTCGGTGAAGTGCCGAGGTGCGAGGGGCAGTTGACGTGGCACCGGGCGCGGCGTGCGCAGGGCCGGGAGGTGGATGCCGCCCTGGATCTGGCCGGCCTGGATCACCACCGCACTCTGGACGGCCGCGCTGATCTCATTGGTCATCGCGACCGCCGCTCGCCCGCGACGGCGACCGCGCCAACAAGGAGGGCCAAGTGTCCGGCGCACTGTCGACGCTCATACCCTCGCCTTGTCGTCGGGGCGGGCCGGAAGCCCCGGACCAGCCGGACACCGGCGGGCCCGGATGCCGGGTGACGTGAACCGGGGCGACGATCGCGGTGTAGCGGCCGGTGGGGATGCTCACCCGCCCTCGGGAGCCCACATCGGGTGGCTGTCGCGCCCAACGCGGACGGAGGGCCGGGGAAGGTTGTCTGGTCACGGGGTCCTTCAAGGGGGGGTGAGGGCGATGGCGGCGTAGGCCGGGGAGGTTCCTGTGCGGTGAGGACGCCTCGTTGCCGGGCTGGCAGTGCGTGGTCTCGGTGAGGCCGGGAGCCAGCGCCTCCCATCCGTCGCGCTGGTGCAAGGCGGCCGACTGGCTCGCGGCGTAGCCCGGCGCACTTCGCAGGGCAGGACATCTCCTGGCCTCGCCGGGTGCGAAGCACGAAGGCCTGAGCCCATGAAGAGACCCAGTGGCGCTCGCGAACCGGACCGCATTACAGCTTGCGGCCGATACCGCCGTAGACGTCCGTCGGCTGAGGCGTGGTGCCCGGCTCGGGGCGCCACAGCGGGCAGGACACGATGCCGGGACCGATCAGCTCTAGGCCTTTGTAGTAGGCAGCGAGCTGCCCGGGGCTGCGCAGCACGTACGGGACGGCCCCGGTGTTGTTATAGCCCTGCTGGGCCTTTCTGAGTTCGGCGTCGGTGTCGATGCCGTCGTAGTGCACGAAGTAGCTGCCCGGTGGCAGGGCCTTCTGGAGGCGATGAGCGATCTTCTGAGCCTCTTCGAAGTCCCGGATATGGCCAAGGATGCCCATGAGCATCAGCGCAACAGGCCTGTTGAAGTCCAGGATCTTGCCGGCCCCTTCCAGGATCTGTTCGGGTTCGTGCAGGTCCGCCTCGATGTAGTCGGTGAGGCCCTCGGGGGTGCTTTTGAGGAGGGCCGCGGCGTGGCTCAGGACGAGCGGGTCGTTGTCCACGTAGACGATGCGCGACGTGGGCGCCACGCGCTGGGCGACCTGGTGGGTGTTGTCTTCCGTCGGCAGGCCGGTGCCAATGTCCAGGAACTGGCGGACGCCCTTCACGGACGCGGCCCATGTCACTGCGCGGATCAGGAACTGGCGGGACTCAAGGGCCATCGTCTCAATGTTGGGAGCGATCGCACGGTAGGCGTCGCCCGCCTCCTGGTCGACGGGGTAATTGTCCTTACCGCCCAGCCAGTAGTTCCAGATACGGGCCGAGTGCGGCACCGTGGAGTCGATCTGGTGCCGTGGGTTGACCGGACTGTTCAAAGTCTTCTCCAAGA contains:
- a CDS encoding tetratricopeptide repeat protein, with protein sequence MTNEISAAVQSAVVIQAGQIQGGIHLPALRTPRPVPRQLPLAPRHFTDRSTEREALDAVRVGGTDVVVLSGIAGVGKSALAVQWLHGQDAYPDGQLYANLSGRDGPVRPESVLQQWLHALGVEAFPADLHELTSVWRSVTAGRSVACLLDSARTADQVRPLLPAGSPSMTLVTSQRSLWELAVDGADLHQIGPFPTGAGVDLLARFAGEDRVAAEPDAAEQLVRVCGHLALPLVLAGARLRSRPHRRLSSLVDPLTPTTNARPHPEDFARMATTAALNKAYGDLEADAQRLYRQLAILPVEDIDPDMAAAVASIPLATAGYLLDTLTDEHLLEELAGDEARPTRYRMGESQRDHARYLALHHDRDEARDDALQRLCAWMLAIATQVQLRLSPAQATLRLKQGLVPEGVPERLPFDDDPGALAWLASHQRNLPGIVRAARDHEWHEAAWQQVDAVWPLLHRRHPYDLWVELHELGVASARQADNPAAVRQMLLSGAIGLSQADRWSTAIHWYTDALREARAPSTAHDKDDAVRDEGQALLGLGACYHDTGEHQKAIPLLTEAIQLWTACDYPRGVALATIVLGEIATAQSDRAQALALFTRARDGLLAVGDQYDADRALAFHGHALTLNGDVDAGIRELTEAVEKLGAHGSTRMCARALDMLAGAHHGHGNLDAARRRYRQAADLMATIRPAYAEHLRQRELAL
- a CDS encoding GntR family transcriptional regulator, with the protein product MTHPPTPAAGLAHADLTQQPQDPPQTTGEEHLSTVIQGRLADGTYGPGTVLPTARVLSCEFGISEGGVHQALRPFVNTGVLHFRPQCGYVAVERQAPPPALNGAQKVGQVLEERLRNSTYPVGTWLPPLAALAAEFGVAVRTVHAAMTPLKRDKLVAAATSPPGLYVIDPHHPGAPPPGKTPRHAAHIERVLRERLLEGICPPGSRLPTNGELAAEFGVSPNTISKAVKPLRQQGLVVQGPDLRLYAAQHPARPGGLPVPTLTRPRTCGARVPVSEALRTQAHADRPSVPGIARSSIMCVLAEHSRDGHWGIARQFDIPQAGAIWATWTDDEVPRCLAKETCPRTGPTPQDTCALFSDHPGICSFSLDATLAENPRRAGRISAALKILASCESHDQQTVHAAAHDATLLTWDELRAGIWTFLPDSDQAAVYRLLSRTDSVRTMTPHAVMSHASDITEVTRLWSPSSPCRLTHGEMAEAHLKILEELPAQWQAVVLGGQRSPDSASRRTPLDEALRASSQQAHAGQAPPPAGRNWEVDWDRQQDRETGARMAASLARLPRGWRVDAMRRMAAGTDALTAVTDAVLAINILRGFGLRLA
- a CDS encoding SAM-dependent methyltransferase, yielding MNSPVNPRHQIDSTVPHSARIWNYWLGGKDNYPVDQEAGDAYRAIAPNIETMALESRQFLIRAVTWAASVKGVRQFLDIGTGLPTEDNTHQVAQRVAPTSRIVYVDNDPLVLSHAAALLKSTPEGLTDYIEADLHEPEQILEGAGKILDFNRPVALMLMGILGHIRDFEEAQKIAHRLQKALPPGSYFVHYDGIDTDAELRKAQQGYNNTGAVPYVLRSPGQLAAYYKGLELIGPGIVSCPLWRPEPGTTPQPTDVYGGIGRKL
- a CDS encoding GntR family transcriptional regulator, with translation MRDDVNYVPRRLQVHPSTKFADTLRKEIADGTWAPGTVRRSGELRRRFGTTPHVISKTVQLLRDESLVGTRPGGGGGITPSGTTLSTWQQRVCKDDIEDAVRRRISDGTHPVGKPFPSVAVLSKEFGVARSMISLALKPLKDQGFLTNAGATARDGTVVAQRIPSDACPQPDADHADTDCDQGPDVDRERGADRV
- a CDS encoding GntR family transcriptional regulator is translated as MTPELITKTIKRRVADGTYGRGTALPAEKALAAEFGVSHWTLRQALQPLKDTGVVHAISGRGNLVPDPQATQSAARQVQGITKIIRERLADGTYAVGTWLPGTSVLAAEFDVSPNTVQAALRSLKQEKLLAALNPQGTYVIDPQHPCAPPPAAQSHHVAIAKVIRVRLRNGTYPPGSRLPTYAELASEFGAGHTTISNALQLLRKEGLVSERQRSKRVYAVRSASEHPGADRNVTGEIERIVRSRLSDGTYAVGTWLPSARTLAAEFGVCHATIREALAPLKGEKLLASLETLGTYVVDPQQPGVPPPGMTSRTVVYVGKVLRERLRDGTYPPGSRLPTNVELATEFDVGVNTISRAINPLRSEGLVLSGLHFRVCAARPACEPSGLASNATRVLDGDLKRGFDHA
- a CDS encoding tetratricopeptide repeat protein — translated: MAGNITNGTSVQAHTISQVHVHEAGFTAPTPRQLLPDPGAWTDRTDDLASLTAGLDRMAPDTVRVIAISGPGGVGKTTLAGRFLRQHHERFPGGALYADLRGYAPGRRASTAEILTRFLHATRPGIRATTSEELGAWWRSVTAANPDRPVCVLLDNATDAHQVKALLPGGPGHLVVTTSHEPLADLAGHGAVLHRLSPFDAQASLAYLSLVLGADRIAGDRRAAARIASLCGGLPLALTVAVNTLAGRPERALGELTTALCGTHSTVHTDRPVLDRQEAAMTAAFDTRYAALPTTAAAVYRRLGHLFVLDVDAALTAAVSGLTRQAAAEVLQVLCAAQLIEARPAPDTAARGPVYQFHDKAREHARRLFTQEAASGEPARVLRQALGFYLYTATRAERRAAPNHRLLDRDYLYPPQEPLEFADAEGALGWLKAQRDNLRAAIEAAVPARIDSMVWQLTHTLWPLLRATHDYDLWDATHRLALGAARRCGNAIAELEILATWAIGLRSAGQHADALEAFEQLLHLARTACDARAEAHALHELGATHLAAQRPHVAERFLRQAREHRARLVTAAKASGDEDDLITFQRSVAITGMCLGDALTQLNQAAPAVEILADACQTLTNLRDRLDAARATALYGYALTLDGDPDTGEEYGRWAVDECDRIGPPRSQARSRELLGQSLQTTRRRGEAAALYAVALSIYERVSPSDADRVRQRLLDLG